The Pirellulales bacterium genome contains a region encoding:
- a CDS encoding helix-hairpin-helix domain-containing protein: protein MPESPRKPPRELGLRLVLRAADQATVAALVALALVFLAGYWANHAWRGERLIDIDEAPRRSIRFVVDINQADWPELAQLPEIGQTLARRIVESRRVEGPFQDLDELRRVPGIGPRTLERMMPHLAPIADREMVAGP, encoded by the coding sequence GTGCCAGAATCGCCTCGCAAACCGCCGCGCGAGCTGGGACTGCGGCTGGTATTGCGCGCAGCCGACCAGGCGACGGTCGCGGCGCTCGTTGCCTTGGCGCTGGTCTTTCTGGCCGGATACTGGGCGAATCATGCCTGGCGGGGGGAGCGGCTGATCGATATCGACGAGGCGCCGCGGCGGTCGATTCGGTTTGTCGTCGACATCAATCAGGCCGATTGGCCAGAGTTGGCACAGCTTCCGGAGATTGGCCAGACGCTGGCGCGGCGGATCGTTGAGTCGCGCCGCGTGGAGGGGCCGTTTCAAGATCTGGACGAGCTGCGGCGCGTGCCCGGCATTGGGCCACGCACCTTGGAACGCATGATGCCGCATTTGGCGCCGATCGCCGATCGCGAGATGGTCGCTGGACCATGA
- the nadC gene encoding carboxylating nicotinate-nucleotide diphosphorylase, whose translation MQRDFQQLTWGPPLEEDWQTLLALAVREDLSRVYDWTTVALVPAGATGRADVVARQAGVIAGLPAARLALAEFDRQSQWRQRVEDGARVDRGETLAEIEGPARHLLTAERTMLNVLGRLSGIASLTRQYVDAVAGSQARIYDTRKTTAGWRRLEKYAVRMGGGCNHRMGLYDAVLIKDNHLALGQEIASYNPADAVIKARQFLILFRETNPKAWPELPIIEVEVDSLEQLQQVLPAQPDIVLLDNMSPAQLRQAVRQRNEAAPDVELEASGGVNLATVGEIAASGVDRISVGALTHSAPAFDVALDWR comes from the coding sequence ATGCAACGCGACTTTCAGCAACTTACTTGGGGCCCGCCGCTCGAAGAGGACTGGCAAACCTTGCTGGCCTTGGCCGTGCGCGAGGATTTATCCCGCGTCTACGATTGGACCACCGTGGCTCTCGTTCCAGCAGGCGCCACGGGCCGCGCCGACGTGGTGGCGCGGCAGGCGGGCGTGATCGCCGGCCTGCCAGCCGCGCGCTTGGCGCTGGCGGAGTTCGATCGCCAGAGCCAATGGCGGCAGCGGGTCGAAGATGGCGCCAGGGTGGATCGCGGCGAAACGCTCGCAGAGATCGAAGGCCCTGCCCGCCACCTGCTAACCGCCGAGCGAACCATGCTCAACGTCTTGGGCCGGTTGTCGGGCATCGCCTCGCTCACGCGGCAATACGTCGACGCCGTTGCCGGCTCGCAGGCGCGCATCTACGATACGCGCAAAACAACCGCCGGTTGGCGCCGCTTGGAGAAGTACGCCGTGCGGATGGGTGGCGGCTGCAACCACCGCATGGGCCTATACGACGCCGTTTTGATCAAAGACAACCATCTGGCATTGGGACAAGAGATCGCCAGCTACAATCCGGCCGACGCCGTGATCAAGGCCCGCCAGTTTTTGATCCTGTTTCGCGAGACGAACCCCAAGGCCTGGCCCGAACTGCCGATCATCGAGGTCGAGGTCGACTCGCTCGAACAACTTCAGCAGGTCCTGCCGGCACAACCCGACATTGTGCTGCTCGACAACATGTCCCCCGCACAATTGCGCCAAGCGGTACGACAACGCAATGAGGCAGCGCCAGACGTGGAGTTGGAGGCGTCCGGGGGCGTCAATCTTGCCACCGTTGGCGAAATTGCGGCCTCTGGCGTCGATCGAATCAGCGTTGGCGCCCTGACACACTCGGCGCCCGCCTTCGATGTGGCGCTCGATTGGCGCTAG